The following proteins come from a genomic window of Ammospiza nelsoni isolate bAmmNel1 chromosome 6, bAmmNel1.pri, whole genome shotgun sequence:
- the LOC132074209 gene encoding uncharacterized protein LOC132074209 — protein MPLSPVQSLSPVRPLSPVPSHSHVPQPGPSALSGPSARSPVSHPSAQSLSPVPCPSALSLSPVPRPSVLPFSTDPRLSALSPVPQPDLSALSPVPQPDPLSLSPVRHPSALSLSTVPQPCPPSLSPVPCPSALSAIPQHCPSALFLSTVPQPCPPSLSPVPCPSALSLSTVPQPCPPSLSPVRHPSALSLSTVPQPCPPTLSPIPCPSARSPTPQSDPARGVAPPSAHGPGPHAPPGGAGAIRAR, from the coding sequence ATGCCCCTCAGCCCTGTCCAGTCCCTCAGCCCTGTCCGGCCCCTCAGCCCGGTCCCATCCCACAGCCACGTCCCTCAGCCCGGCCCCTCAGCGTTGTCCGGTCCCTCAGCCAGGTCCCCTGTCTCCCATCCCTCAGCCCAGTctctcagccctgtcccttgTCCTTCAGCACTgtccctcagccctgtcccccgTCCCTCAGTACTGCCCTTCAGCACTGATCCCCGTCTCTCAGCCTTGTCCCCCGTCCCTCAGCCCGATctctcagccctgtcccccGTCCCTCAGCCCGATCCCCTGTCCCTCAGCCCTGTCCGCCATCCCTCAGCACTGTCCCTCAGCACTGTtcctcagccctgtcccccgtccctcagccctgtcccctgtccctcagcCCTGTCCGCCATCCCTCAGCACTGTCCCTCAGCACTGTTCCTCAGCACTGTtcctcagccctgtcccccgtccctcagccctgtcccctgtccctcagcACTGTCCCTCAGCACTGTtcctcagccctgtcccccgTCCCTCAGCCCTGTCCGCCATCCCTCAGCACTGTCCCTCAGCACTGTtcctcagccctgtcccccgaccctcagccccatcccctgtccctcGGCCCGGTCCCCCACCCCTCAGTCAGACCCGGCCCGCGGGGTCGCCCCGCCCAGCGCGCACGGGCCCGGCCCCCACGCGCCACCTGGCGGCGCTGGGGCGATCCGTGCCCGGTGA